From a single Glycine soja cultivar W05 chromosome 19, ASM419377v2, whole genome shotgun sequence genomic region:
- the LOC114399068 gene encoding protein WVD2-like 4 isoform X2, giving the protein MESENGVAVEEEKRVIGVTTKVENVKKEVENDCNGAEIMTKNEVSKPTVVAKRPISAGDKVAVEASKTYANKNSKGATTKETVGRASVASKNNKYAKDKPILKGPSSISQKQRPSLSQSLSFPAKSAGEDAMQKSIDGYLVKPKVRNNQGNGIRGEAPIRHLNKSTNSEVNSLAKTNTGMPGLKRSAFGRSTTVAAFTKSQTSEASLPVDQVSNTAKTAKADKENDDSHSTTSATPCLRSSGSGFSFRLEERAEKRKEFFSKLEEKILAKEAEKTNLQAKSKENQEAEIRLLRKSMAFKATPMPSFYKEPPPKVELKKIPTTRAKSPKLGRHKESAMNNNSGEDKTCSIPRGKQQQNDSNKVKGHKDMVSKKPIRKTQAKVKSQENVTPENKEQCQDTHVNNSECKNDMELQSETGHAPNSTLLLNSTTPELLSYEVTVGV; this is encoded by the exons ATGGAATCTGAAAACGGGGTTGCTGTGGAGGAAGAGAAACGTGTTATTGGGGTAACAACCAAGGTGGAGAATGTAAAGAAAGAAGTTGAAAATGACTGCAATGGTGCAGAAATTATGACCAAGAATGAAGTATCTAAACCCACAGTAGTGGCTAAACGCCCCATTTCTGCTGGTGACAAAGTTGCAGTTGAAGCCTCCAAAACTTatgcaaataaaaattcaaaaggtGCTACTACTAAG GAAACTGTTGGTAGAGCAAGTGTTGCTTCCAAGAACAACAAATATGCCAAAGATAAACCCATTTTGAAGGGTCCAAGTTCAATATCTCAAAAACAAAGGCCATCCCTTTCCCAAAGCCTTTCTTTCCCAGCCAAATCAGCTGGTGAAGATGCCATGCAGAAAAGCATTGATGGATATCTTGTGAAGCCTAAAGTTAGAAATAATCAAGGTAATGGGATTAGAGGTGAGGCCCCCATTCGTCATTTAAACAAGTCCACAAACTCTGAAGTCAACTCACTGGCAAAAACCAACACTGGCATGCCTGGTTTGAAACGCTCTGCG TTTGGAAGGTCCACTACAGTTGCTGCATTCACCAAGAGCCAAACTTCTGAGGCATCGTT ACCCGTTGACCAGGTGTCAAACACAGCAAAAACTGCAAAAGCAGATAAAGAGAATGATGATTCTCATTCCACAACTTC TGCTACTCCTTGTCTGAGAAGCAGTGGAAGTGGATTTTCCTTTAGATTGGAAGAAAGAGCTGAAAAGCGGAAGGAG TTTTTCTCAAAGTTGGAGGAAAAAATTCTAGCCAAGGAAGCAGAGAAAACCAACCTACAAGCTAAATCAAAG GAAAACCAAGAGGCAGAGATCAGGCTATTGAGGAAGAGTATGGCATTCAAAGCAACTCCAATGCCAAGTTTCTATAAGGAACCACCTCCCAAAGTTGAGCTGAAGAAG ATACCAACAACACGCGCAAAATCCCCAAAGCTTGGAAGGCACAAAGAATCTGCTATGAACAACAATTCAGGAGAAGACAAGACTTGCTCCATTCCACGTGGGAAACAACAGCAGAATGATTCAAACAAGGTTAAGGGTCATAAAGATATGGTTTCAAAGAAACCAATCCGGAAAACCCAAGCCAAGGTGAAGTCTCAGGAAAATGTAACGCCAGAAAACAAAGAACAATGCCAAGATACACATGTTAACAATTCTGAATGCAAAAATGACATGGAGTTACAATCTGAAACAGGTCATGCACCAAATAGTACACTGCTTCTAAATTCAACTACACCTGAGCTTTTGTCATATGAGGTTACTGTTGGAGTGTAG
- the LOC114399068 gene encoding protein WVD2-like 4 isoform X1, with the protein MESENGVAVEEEKRVIGVTTKVENVKKEVENDCNGAEIMTKNEVSKPTVVAKRPISAGDKVAVEASKTYANKNSKGATTKETVGRASVASKNNKYAKDKPILKGPSSISQKQRPSLSQSLSFPAKSAGEDAMQKSIDGYLVKPKVRNNQGNGIRGEAPIRHLNKSTNSEVNSLAKTNTGMPGLKRSAFGRSTTVAAFTKSQTSEASLPVDQVSNTAKTAKADKENDDSHSTTSSATPCLRSSGSGFSFRLEERAEKRKEFFSKLEEKILAKEAEKTNLQAKSKENQEAEIRLLRKSMAFKATPMPSFYKEPPPKVELKKIPTTRAKSPKLGRHKESAMNNNSGEDKTCSIPRGKQQQNDSNKVKGHKDMVSKKPIRKTQAKVKSQENVTPENKEQCQDTHVNNSECKNDMELQSETGHAPNSTLLLNSTTPELLSYEVTVGV; encoded by the exons ATGGAATCTGAAAACGGGGTTGCTGTGGAGGAAGAGAAACGTGTTATTGGGGTAACAACCAAGGTGGAGAATGTAAAGAAAGAAGTTGAAAATGACTGCAATGGTGCAGAAATTATGACCAAGAATGAAGTATCTAAACCCACAGTAGTGGCTAAACGCCCCATTTCTGCTGGTGACAAAGTTGCAGTTGAAGCCTCCAAAACTTatgcaaataaaaattcaaaaggtGCTACTACTAAG GAAACTGTTGGTAGAGCAAGTGTTGCTTCCAAGAACAACAAATATGCCAAAGATAAACCCATTTTGAAGGGTCCAAGTTCAATATCTCAAAAACAAAGGCCATCCCTTTCCCAAAGCCTTTCTTTCCCAGCCAAATCAGCTGGTGAAGATGCCATGCAGAAAAGCATTGATGGATATCTTGTGAAGCCTAAAGTTAGAAATAATCAAGGTAATGGGATTAGAGGTGAGGCCCCCATTCGTCATTTAAACAAGTCCACAAACTCTGAAGTCAACTCACTGGCAAAAACCAACACTGGCATGCCTGGTTTGAAACGCTCTGCG TTTGGAAGGTCCACTACAGTTGCTGCATTCACCAAGAGCCAAACTTCTGAGGCATCGTT ACCCGTTGACCAGGTGTCAAACACAGCAAAAACTGCAAAAGCAGATAAAGAGAATGATGATTCTCATTCCACAACTTC AAGTGCTACTCCTTGTCTGAGAAGCAGTGGAAGTGGATTTTCCTTTAGATTGGAAGAAAGAGCTGAAAAGCGGAAGGAG TTTTTCTCAAAGTTGGAGGAAAAAATTCTAGCCAAGGAAGCAGAGAAAACCAACCTACAAGCTAAATCAAAG GAAAACCAAGAGGCAGAGATCAGGCTATTGAGGAAGAGTATGGCATTCAAAGCAACTCCAATGCCAAGTTTCTATAAGGAACCACCTCCCAAAGTTGAGCTGAAGAAG ATACCAACAACACGCGCAAAATCCCCAAAGCTTGGAAGGCACAAAGAATCTGCTATGAACAACAATTCAGGAGAAGACAAGACTTGCTCCATTCCACGTGGGAAACAACAGCAGAATGATTCAAACAAGGTTAAGGGTCATAAAGATATGGTTTCAAAGAAACCAATCCGGAAAACCCAAGCCAAGGTGAAGTCTCAGGAAAATGTAACGCCAGAAAACAAAGAACAATGCCAAGATACACATGTTAACAATTCTGAATGCAAAAATGACATGGAGTTACAATCTGAAACAGGTCATGCACCAAATAGTACACTGCTTCTAAATTCAACTACACCTGAGCTTTTGTCATATGAGGTTACTGTTGGAGTGTAG